The following coding sequences lie in one Verrucomicrobiia bacterium genomic window:
- a CDS encoding extracellular solute-binding protein has protein sequence MKGEPRQSRWPAILWAPVLILIFLGAVWLAHNASKPPGKEVVAYCAQDQVYAEPIFRQFQKRTGIVVRPVYDNEAVKTVGVANRLLAERAHPQCDVFWGNEEMRTRQLAARAVFRETNGWAAFGYRSRRLVINTNWLSPASAPRSLLDLTNALWKGKVALAYPQFGTTATHLQALRQLWGLALWLSWCRALAANHPFLVDGNSVVVKFVGQGEAWLGLTDSDDIASGQREGLPIMGLPINSETLLIPNTVAITRGAPHIQAAQELFDFLQSKEIVRQLVTDKALEGADPSEVSTPTLKPDWAPLLRDLDDVTTELNRIFLR, from the coding sequence TTGAAAGGCGAACCCCGCCAAAGTCGCTGGCCCGCGATTCTCTGGGCGCCAGTCCTCATCCTTATTTTTCTGGGGGCGGTTTGGCTTGCTCACAACGCCAGTAAGCCGCCTGGCAAGGAGGTCGTTGCTTACTGCGCCCAGGACCAGGTCTATGCCGAACCGATTTTCCGCCAATTCCAGAAGCGCACCGGCATCGTGGTCCGCCCGGTTTATGACAATGAAGCCGTCAAGACGGTCGGCGTTGCCAATCGACTTTTGGCCGAACGGGCGCATCCGCAATGTGATGTCTTTTGGGGTAACGAAGAGATGCGCACCCGGCAGCTTGCCGCTCGGGCCGTTTTCCGAGAAACCAACGGCTGGGCCGCCTTCGGATACCGCAGCCGGCGCTTGGTCATCAATACAAACTGGCTCTCACCGGCCTCTGCGCCGCGGTCACTGCTTGATCTGACTAACGCCCTCTGGAAAGGAAAAGTGGCTCTGGCTTATCCCCAGTTTGGCACCACCGCCACTCATCTCCAGGCCCTCCGCCAGCTTTGGGGTCTGGCCCTGTGGCTTTCCTGGTGCCGCGCCCTGGCAGCCAATCATCCCTTCCTGGTGGACGGCAATTCCGTTGTCGTCAAATTCGTCGGCCAAGGCGAAGCGTGGCTGGGCCTGACAGATTCGGATGACATTGCCAGCGGACAACGCGAAGGTTTGCCGATCATGGGCCTTCCCATCAACTCGGAGACCTTGCTCATCCCCAACACGGTCGCTATCACCCGCGGCGCCCCTCACATCCAAGCCGCCCAAGAGTTGTTCGACTTCCTGCAAAGCAAGGAAATCGTCAGGCAATTGGTCACTGACAAGGCCCTTGAAGGCGCCGACCCAAGCGAGGTCTCCACCCCAACCCTCAAGCCCGACTGGGCGCCCTTGCTGCGTGACCTGGACGACGTTACCACCGAATTGAACCGGATTTTTTTGAGATGA
- a CDS encoding VWA domain-containing protein → MHFLAPAAFAFAATIPVVIVFYLLKRKRVVKLVSSTILWQKFLAETQASAPFQKLRKNWLLILQILLLLLAVLALSRPYFAAKMKPAQLRVLILDASASMQATDESPSRFEKARAEALKWVDTLANNEQMVVVQAGANTEVKQSATGEKAALRRALQACVCSDGPTRLVPALRMAESLVRDQRGAQIHLFSDGAVPDLSEFENKALPLVYHKVGHSSNNAGITALDVRANPENARQRAVYVSIANSSSNSLQTDLELLFEGHLLETRPLTLPAGATTPQVFLATQTRDGVFNLRLGLKDDLAADNQASIVSLLPRPVKVLLVTRGNRLLEKALRAVPNVELSTASQLLDPASGFDFVVLDDVTPSVWPAGNVLAIHVVNTNWVPAVTPVEGPPIVDWKSTHPLLRYAGMDNVQVAEGFEAKVPAWAISLVDSPRDSLILAGELGRQRIIWIGFDTLQSNWPLRISFPIFIANTVEWLNPANARGSQLLVKAGDAFHLPLAHPEKTAQVTLPGGAIKTFNLDPSSAEFVFGETYRQGEYRVRLGTNETVFCVNLLDSAESNITPRDQLRMGQYTTVAATTMQRANMELWRTMALLGLAVLLIEWWYYHRRTV, encoded by the coding sequence ATGCACTTTCTCGCCCCAGCCGCTTTCGCGTTTGCCGCCACGATTCCCGTGGTGATTGTGTTCTATTTGCTCAAGCGCAAGCGAGTGGTCAAGCTGGTCTCCAGCACCATTCTTTGGCAAAAGTTCCTGGCTGAAACCCAGGCCAGCGCCCCGTTCCAGAAACTTCGCAAGAACTGGCTGCTCATCCTTCAAATCCTCTTGCTGCTCCTGGCCGTCCTCGCTTTGTCCCGGCCCTATTTCGCCGCCAAAATGAAACCGGCCCAATTGCGCGTTCTCATCCTGGATGCTTCCGCCTCCATGCAAGCCACAGACGAGTCCCCTTCGCGTTTCGAAAAGGCCCGCGCCGAGGCCCTCAAATGGGTCGATACCCTGGCCAACAACGAACAAATGGTCGTCGTCCAGGCCGGCGCCAACACCGAGGTCAAACAGTCGGCCACGGGCGAGAAAGCCGCTTTGCGCCGCGCCCTTCAGGCCTGTGTCTGTTCTGACGGGCCCACCCGCCTGGTGCCCGCCCTGCGTATGGCCGAGTCTCTCGTGCGCGACCAGCGCGGCGCCCAAATTCACCTCTTCAGCGACGGCGCGGTGCCCGACCTGAGCGAATTTGAAAACAAAGCCCTCCCGCTGGTCTATCACAAGGTCGGGCACAGCTCGAATAACGCCGGCATCACGGCCCTGGATGTCCGCGCCAACCCCGAGAACGCCCGCCAGCGCGCGGTTTACGTCAGCATCGCTAATTCTTCATCCAATAGCCTCCAGACCGATCTCGAACTGCTCTTCGAGGGGCATTTGCTGGAAACGCGCCCGCTGACCCTTCCTGCTGGGGCAACCACCCCTCAAGTCTTCCTGGCAACTCAAACGCGCGACGGTGTTTTCAACCTGCGATTGGGCCTTAAAGATGATTTAGCGGCCGATAACCAGGCCAGCATTGTCAGCCTCCTGCCCCGTCCGGTGAAGGTGCTGTTGGTAACCCGCGGAAACCGCTTGCTCGAGAAGGCCCTGCGCGCCGTGCCCAATGTCGAGCTGAGCACCGCCAGCCAATTGCTGGACCCGGCAAGTGGTTTTGATTTTGTGGTGCTGGACGATGTAACTCCCTCGGTTTGGCCCGCCGGCAACGTGCTGGCGATTCACGTCGTCAACACCAATTGGGTCCCGGCGGTCACCCCCGTTGAAGGACCTCCCATTGTCGATTGGAAAAGCACCCATCCACTGCTGCGTTATGCCGGGATGGACAATGTCCAGGTGGCCGAAGGGTTCGAGGCCAAAGTGCCGGCGTGGGCCATTTCCCTGGTGGATTCGCCCCGAGACTCTTTGATTCTGGCGGGGGAATTGGGCCGCCAGCGCATCATCTGGATCGGGTTCGATACCCTTCAAAGCAACTGGCCGTTGCGCATTTCCTTCCCCATCTTCATCGCCAATACCGTCGAGTGGCTCAACCCTGCCAACGCCAGGGGCAGCCAGCTCCTGGTTAAAGCCGGTGACGCTTTCCATCTGCCCCTGGCCCATCCGGAAAAAACCGCGCAGGTCACATTGCCGGGCGGCGCAATCAAAACGTTTAATCTCGATCCCAGCTCCGCGGAGTTTGTTTTTGGGGAAACCTATCGCCAGGGCGAGTACCGGGTGCGCTTGGGCACAAACGAAACGGTCTTTTGCGTAAACTTGTTGGACAGCGCAGAGAGCAACATCACACCACGCGACCAATTGCGCATGGGCCAATACACCACGGTTGCAGCCACCACCATGCAGCGGGCCAATATGGAGCTGTGGCGCACCATGGCATTGCTGGGCCTGGCGGTCCTGCTCATCGAGTGGTGGTACTATCACCGGAGGACCGTTTGA
- a CDS encoding DUF58 domain-containing protein, which translates to MPNTFLTPELVRHLEQFQLLAARRAKSSAKGERRSRDRGQSVEFADYRTYVPGDDFRYLDWNLYGRLERLFLKLYEEERELPVRIFLDASESMTFGEPRKFDFARQVAAAIGYVALCGFDRVSVIPFPSLGEQVSNNLAASLAERAARGALRAMRGKKSALQFFQNLGALTAGGPADFNQTLRRGALEARHTGLAVVLSDCLDPAGYEPGLTALVGRGFQVDLVQILAPEELAPATFGDLRLVDSETGAMQEVTFGRYRLKAYRQAVQNYIQRLREFCRGRGITFFTAPSNTSLEALLLKQLRQAEVWA; encoded by the coding sequence ATGCCCAATACCTTCCTGACGCCCGAACTCGTGCGGCACCTCGAGCAATTCCAACTCCTGGCCGCGCGCCGCGCCAAAAGCTCCGCCAAAGGCGAGCGTCGCAGCCGCGATCGAGGCCAATCCGTCGAGTTTGCCGATTATCGCACCTATGTTCCGGGAGACGATTTCCGCTACCTGGATTGGAACCTCTATGGCCGGCTTGAACGCTTATTCCTCAAGCTCTATGAAGAAGAGCGCGAGTTGCCCGTCCGCATCTTTCTCGATGCGAGCGAATCGATGACCTTCGGCGAGCCGCGCAAGTTCGATTTTGCCCGGCAGGTTGCTGCCGCGATTGGCTACGTTGCCCTCTGCGGGTTTGACCGGGTCAGCGTCATTCCCTTCCCCTCTCTGGGCGAGCAGGTTTCGAACAACCTCGCTGCGAGCCTTGCCGAGCGCGCAGCCCGGGGCGCCTTGCGCGCCATGCGCGGCAAAAAGTCCGCCCTGCAGTTCTTTCAAAACCTCGGCGCATTGACCGCAGGCGGACCCGCAGATTTTAACCAGACCCTGAGGCGCGGCGCCCTCGAGGCTCGGCACACTGGCCTCGCGGTTGTCTTGAGCGACTGCCTCGACCCGGCCGGCTATGAACCCGGATTAACGGCCCTTGTTGGCCGCGGTTTCCAAGTCGATCTCGTCCAAATCCTGGCCCCCGAAGAGCTCGCTCCGGCCACTTTCGGCGACCTGCGCCTGGTGGATTCCGAAACCGGCGCCATGCAGGAGGTCACTTTTGGCCGCTATCGTCTGAAGGCCTACCGGCAAGCCGTTCAGAATTATATCCAGCGCTTGCGTGAGTTTTGCCGGGGGCGCGGCATCACCTTTTTTACCGCCCCTTCGAACACATCGCTCGAAGCCCTCCTGCTCAAACAGCTTCGCCAGGCGGAGGTTTGGGCCTAA
- a CDS encoding metallophosphoesterase family protein has translation MKFAIIADIHANLEAFQVVLEDIKQQRCTHYACLGDIVGYNANPKECLDIVRRMNIPCVKGNHDEYCSADGPLDGFNPAAAEAVNWTRKQLSPEDKSWLRDLKYVRMVTTFTIVHATLDGPQRWGYVFDKLAAAASFTYQNTGVCFFGHTHVPVAFIRDSMVRGGTYSKFKIEAGKKYFINVGAIGQPRDNNPKAAYVVYDVDEGTIELRRLEYDIAAAQKKIIDAGLPPRLAERLAFGK, from the coding sequence ATGAAGTTTGCCATCATAGCGGATATCCACGCCAACCTCGAGGCTTTCCAGGTTGTGCTCGAGGATATTAAACAGCAGAGATGCACGCATTATGCCTGCCTCGGGGACATCGTCGGCTACAATGCCAACCCAAAGGAATGCCTCGACATTGTGCGCCGGATGAACATCCCGTGCGTCAAAGGCAATCATGATGAGTACTGCTCGGCAGACGGGCCGTTGGACGGATTTAACCCGGCTGCCGCCGAGGCCGTCAACTGGACCCGCAAACAATTGTCGCCGGAGGACAAATCGTGGCTGCGTGACCTGAAGTACGTGCGGATGGTCACTACCTTTACTATCGTCCATGCCACGCTGGATGGACCTCAGCGCTGGGGCTATGTCTTCGATAAACTCGCCGCCGCCGCCAGTTTCACTTACCAGAATACCGGCGTCTGCTTCTTCGGCCACACGCATGTCCCGGTGGCTTTCATCCGCGACAGCATGGTCCGCGGCGGGACCTATTCCAAATTCAAGATCGAAGCCGGCAAGAAGTACTTCATCAATGTCGGCGCCATTGGCCAGCCTCGCGATAATAATCCCAAGGCCGCTTATGTTGTCTATGATGTCGATGAAGGCACCATCGAGTTGCGCCGCCTCGAGTACGATATTGCCGCGGCCCAGAAAAAGATCATTGATGCCGGGTTGCCTCCTCGCTTAGCGGAACGTTTGGCCTTCGGCAAGTGA
- a CDS encoding 6-bladed beta-propeller — protein sequence MNFYLLTNSLLVATLSTVLAVTMGFISALWLASLSGRWRTGFAAAAIIALALPPFVVTNCWLHLLGHTGVWRRFLPFDIFSLGGAVWILGLLLWPITLFAVSSSWQRLEPAQLESDMLVSGWPLIRALLFPLARGALVQAAVLTFVLALNNFSVPAILQVKVFPAESWILFNTTFDSWGALRMAWPLIAGPFLLLLWLSRRQIPWPHWSMPVPAPLFRRQLGPLWFWACGACSVLLVLVASCLPLVQILSVSRTWTELPGALAAGQSAVWNSFWFAAVSATAVSILGVVFNSFLQHSFERSRALVSNVLWFPFLTPGVILGIGLIWVFNRPWSSVFYQSAGIVLVAFAIRYSALGWNGARHALQSVDSDLIDVARLNGTTRWQMLRHVHWPEIAPQIVAGWYIVFLLCLWDVESIILVVPPGGETLALRIFNLLHYGYNAQVNALCLTLLVLALVPLVLYQGWRLWIHSLKGGAPPPPATAMGLLLMFALCAVLASCLSCTPQSGANEAPLNSAIFSRVEIIGSRGTGVGQLNKPRSVAVDAQDNLYVVDMTGRVQKFSPQGKFLLSWQMPQTDLGKPKGMGRDCDGNIIVVEPHYQRVNHFSTDGKLLLQWGRKGTNSGQFSMPRSVAMNSRREIFISEYGMAERIQKFVFGAGDIERGKAPAFVASYGKPGTGPGEFNRAEGICIARDRLYVADSCNHRIQIFSTDGKFIRAFGRAGRGKGEFSYPYDICVDSDGRQFVCEFGNSRLQVFDANDQPIEIIGGPGVLPGQFSNPWSLALDSAGNLYVADSQNHRVQKFIRK from the coding sequence TTGAATTTTTACCTGCTCACAAACAGTCTGCTGGTCGCCACGCTCTCGACTGTCCTGGCCGTTACGATGGGATTCATCTCGGCCCTATGGCTGGCGAGTTTGAGCGGGCGATGGCGGACCGGGTTCGCAGCCGCAGCGATTATCGCCCTGGCTCTGCCGCCCTTCGTGGTGACCAACTGCTGGCTCCATCTCCTGGGACACACCGGTGTCTGGCGCCGGTTCCTGCCCTTCGACATCTTCTCGCTGGGCGGCGCGGTATGGATTTTGGGACTGCTGCTCTGGCCTATAACATTGTTCGCGGTCTCCAGCTCCTGGCAGCGGCTCGAACCGGCCCAGCTCGAAAGCGACATGCTGGTGAGCGGCTGGCCGCTCATTCGCGCTTTGCTCTTCCCGCTTGCCCGGGGCGCTCTGGTTCAGGCGGCGGTGCTGACCTTTGTCCTGGCACTCAATAATTTCTCCGTCCCCGCTATCTTGCAGGTCAAAGTCTTCCCCGCAGAGAGCTGGATTTTATTCAATACCACCTTCGATTCCTGGGGTGCGTTGCGGATGGCCTGGCCGCTCATAGCGGGGCCCTTCCTGCTGTTACTGTGGCTTTCCCGGCGCCAAATCCCCTGGCCGCACTGGTCGATGCCTGTGCCGGCGCCCCTTTTCCGGCGCCAACTCGGACCGTTGTGGTTTTGGGCTTGCGGCGCCTGCAGCGTCCTTCTGGTCCTGGTGGCCTCTTGCCTGCCCCTGGTTCAAATCCTCTCCGTCAGCCGCACCTGGACCGAGCTGCCCGGGGCGCTGGCCGCCGGCCAAAGCGCCGTCTGGAACTCGTTTTGGTTCGCGGCTGTGTCGGCCACCGCTGTAAGCATTCTGGGGGTGGTGTTCAACTCGTTTTTGCAGCATTCATTCGAGCGCTCGCGGGCGCTTGTTTCCAACGTCCTTTGGTTTCCCTTCCTCACACCCGGGGTGATTCTTGGCATCGGTTTGATCTGGGTATTTAACCGGCCCTGGTCGTCGGTTTTTTATCAGAGCGCCGGCATCGTGCTCGTGGCCTTTGCGATTCGCTACTCGGCGCTGGGCTGGAACGGGGCGCGCCACGCCCTCCAGAGCGTCGATTCGGACCTGATTGATGTAGCGCGTTTGAATGGCACCACGCGCTGGCAAATGTTGCGCCATGTTCATTGGCCTGAGATTGCCCCCCAAATCGTCGCCGGCTGGTATATTGTGTTTCTCTTGTGCCTGTGGGATGTGGAATCAATCATCCTGGTCGTGCCCCCGGGCGGCGAGACCTTGGCCTTGCGCATATTCAATCTGCTCCACTACGGCTACAATGCCCAGGTGAATGCCTTATGCCTCACGCTGCTGGTCCTGGCACTCGTCCCATTGGTTCTTTATCAAGGCTGGCGCCTCTGGATACATTCGCTCAAAGGCGGAGCGCCCCCGCCCCCGGCCACAGCGATGGGCCTCTTATTAATGTTTGCGCTATGTGCCGTTTTGGCCTCCTGCCTTTCCTGCACGCCACAATCCGGTGCCAATGAGGCCCCTTTGAACAGCGCCATCTTCAGCCGTGTGGAGATTATCGGCTCGCGCGGCACCGGTGTCGGTCAGTTGAACAAACCCCGCTCGGTGGCGGTGGACGCTCAGGACAACCTCTATGTCGTCGATATGACGGGCCGCGTCCAAAAGTTCTCGCCGCAAGGGAAGTTTCTTCTCTCCTGGCAGATGCCCCAAACCGACTTGGGCAAGCCCAAGGGGATGGGCCGTGATTGCGATGGCAACATCATCGTCGTCGAGCCGCATTACCAGCGCGTGAATCATTTCTCGACCGACGGCAAACTCCTGCTGCAATGGGGCCGGAAAGGGACCAATTCAGGCCAATTTTCGATGCCGCGTTCCGTGGCCATGAATTCGCGCCGGGAGATATTCATCAGCGAATATGGCATGGCCGAACGTATCCAGAAGTTCGTGTTTGGGGCGGGCGACATTGAGCGCGGGAAAGCCCCTGCTTTCGTTGCCAGTTACGGAAAACCCGGCACAGGCCCCGGCGAATTCAATCGTGCCGAAGGGATATGCATCGCCCGAGACCGGCTGTATGTGGCGGACTCGTGCAACCATCGCATCCAAATCTTTTCAACAGACGGCAAGTTCATCCGCGCTTTTGGGCGGGCCGGGCGCGGCAAGGGCGAATTCAGCTATCCCTACGATATCTGCGTCGATTCGGACGGGCGCCAGTTTGTCTGCGAGTTCGGCAACAGCCGCTTGCAGGTGTTCGATGCTAATGACCAGCCCATCGAGATCATCGGCGGCCCCGGCGTCCTTCCGGGCCAGTTTAGCAATCCCTGGAGCCTTGCCCTGGATTCGGCTGGGAACCTGTACGTGGCCGATTCTCAAAATCACCGGGTGCAGAAGTTTATCCGGAAATGA
- a CDS encoding VWA domain-containing protein yields the protein MNFQFTHPYHLLLLIPALGWVLWFGIKSDVQVSSWRRWTALVIRVLVLLAIVFAIAGLQWLLPVEGMNVFFLLDRSESIPSPQQEAAREYVNKTAKLMKKVDKSGVIVFGAEASIESTPNSAVDLQKVQAVVGAERTDLAAAIRLGTAAFPETGQKRLVLLSDGNENVGDAMSAVLAAKPLGVTIDVLPMGVTRANDVSVQKVQMPARLKKGQVFDVKIFVQAEAAQTATVRLYRNEQYLGEQKVELSAGKNLFTFPQTLSDPGFYSYDVRVDAPGDPLPQNNRASSFTTVYGQPRVLIVSAEPDQDRQLAAALQNSRIELSLVGLKGFPGTLAEMQSYDAIFISNLAAGDLGNDRLKLLESAVRDFGVGLVCVGGDQTYAAGGYRGTPLESTLPVNMELDSKKVLPSGAVVLIMHGMEFNDGNQVARDCAQGVLAALGPTDEMGVLLWDGDEHWVFPLQKVGAKTALARQIAGMNQGDLGSFQQIMSMAHEALKKSTANLKHIIVFSDGDPGPPSQALMQAIVGDRITVSTVLISGHAGPDTMIWMADQGRGRFYNVTSPNDLPQIFIKETAVILKSAIYEEPFKPQVRSMSEVVRGISAADYPPLLGYVATTPKARAETPLWTDKGDPLLAHWQYGLGRAVAFTSDAKSRWAKLWLNWDKYRQFWSQIGQWSLRRLDSADFTTDVTVEKGEGLINVEALDDQGNYRNFLNLQTAVVSPKGQRQMVRLEQTGPGHYEAHFQTKDVGAYSLNVMDIKDNKVRASQFVGASVNYSPEFLAIGPNFNLLRRIAVSGGGKILDPAIPGLDPFDHDRKKTFQPRDLWETLLQFALLLFTIDVGVRRIQIEPDQWQRAWQIIRSRVFFWRGAARPAQAEESLAALLARRDQVRSTRSAQPQEPSPDLFRPEHTPAEPLHDKPIAGPAQPGSPEAPPSAAPAPPEQPAPSTTSRLLEAKRRAQRRKG from the coding sequence ATGAATTTCCAATTCACCCATCCCTATCATCTGCTGCTGCTGATTCCGGCGTTGGGCTGGGTGCTTTGGTTTGGCATCAAGAGCGACGTGCAGGTCAGTTCCTGGAGGCGCTGGACCGCTTTGGTAATCCGGGTGCTCGTTCTGCTGGCCATCGTCTTCGCTATCGCCGGGCTCCAATGGCTCTTGCCCGTCGAGGGCATGAACGTCTTCTTCCTCTTGGACCGTTCGGAGAGCATTCCCTCGCCCCAACAAGAGGCCGCCAGAGAGTACGTCAATAAGACGGCCAAGCTGATGAAGAAGGTGGATAAGTCCGGCGTGATTGTGTTCGGCGCCGAGGCCAGCATTGAATCAACCCCAAACTCGGCAGTCGATCTCCAGAAAGTCCAGGCCGTTGTGGGGGCTGAACGCACAGATTTGGCCGCCGCCATCCGGCTTGGCACTGCCGCCTTCCCTGAAACCGGCCAGAAGCGCCTGGTTCTGCTGAGTGACGGCAACGAGAATGTGGGCGACGCCATGAGCGCGGTCCTCGCCGCCAAACCGCTCGGGGTTACCATCGATGTCCTGCCGATGGGCGTCACACGCGCCAATGATGTTTCAGTCCAAAAGGTCCAAATGCCCGCTCGCCTCAAAAAAGGGCAAGTGTTCGATGTAAAGATTTTCGTGCAAGCGGAAGCGGCCCAAACCGCCACCGTTCGCCTGTATCGCAACGAACAATATCTGGGCGAGCAGAAGGTCGAACTGTCGGCGGGCAAGAACCTTTTCACATTTCCGCAAACTCTGTCGGACCCCGGCTTTTACAGTTACGATGTCCGCGTCGATGCCCCGGGCGACCCGTTGCCTCAAAACAACCGGGCCTCGTCCTTTACGACAGTCTATGGCCAGCCGCGCGTTCTGATTGTCTCGGCGGAGCCAGACCAGGACCGGCAACTGGCCGCCGCCCTGCAGAATTCGCGCATCGAGCTCAGCCTGGTCGGGCTTAAAGGTTTTCCGGGAACGTTGGCCGAGATGCAGAGCTATGATGCCATCTTCATCAGCAACCTCGCCGCCGGCGATTTGGGCAATGACCGCCTCAAGCTGCTCGAAAGCGCCGTGCGCGATTTTGGGGTTGGACTGGTGTGTGTGGGCGGCGACCAAACCTATGCTGCCGGCGGTTATCGCGGCACACCGCTGGAATCCACACTGCCGGTGAACATGGAACTCGACAGCAAGAAGGTCCTGCCCAGTGGCGCCGTGGTGCTCATTATGCACGGCATGGAATTCAATGACGGCAACCAGGTCGCTCGCGATTGCGCCCAAGGGGTTCTGGCAGCGCTGGGACCGACGGATGAAATGGGAGTGCTGTTGTGGGATGGCGATGAGCATTGGGTCTTTCCGCTGCAAAAGGTCGGCGCCAAAACAGCCCTCGCCCGCCAGATAGCCGGCATGAACCAGGGGGACCTGGGCAGTTTCCAACAGATTATGAGCATGGCCCACGAGGCGCTCAAGAAATCCACGGCGAACCTTAAACACATCATTGTCTTTAGCGATGGCGACCCCGGCCCGCCAAGCCAGGCCCTCATGCAGGCCATTGTAGGGGACCGGATAACCGTCAGCACCGTGCTTATCTCCGGCCACGCGGGGCCCGATACAATGATCTGGATGGCTGACCAGGGCAGAGGCCGCTTTTACAACGTCACTTCACCAAACGACCTGCCCCAGATTTTCATCAAGGAGACCGCTGTCATCTTGAAGTCCGCCATTTACGAGGAGCCGTTCAAACCGCAGGTCCGCTCGATGAGCGAGGTCGTGCGCGGGATTAGCGCAGCGGATTATCCCCCGTTGCTGGGCTATGTCGCCACGACCCCTAAAGCCCGCGCTGAAACACCCCTCTGGACCGATAAAGGCGACCCCCTCCTGGCACACTGGCAATACGGCCTGGGCCGGGCTGTGGCTTTCACCTCCGATGCCAAATCGCGCTGGGCAAAGCTCTGGCTGAATTGGGACAAGTACCGCCAGTTCTGGTCGCAGATTGGACAATGGAGCCTGCGCCGGCTCGACAGCGCCGATTTCACCACCGACGTCACCGTTGAGAAAGGAGAAGGCCTAATCAATGTCGAGGCGCTCGACGACCAAGGCAACTACCGCAACTTTCTCAATTTGCAAACCGCCGTCGTCAGCCCAAAAGGCCAACGCCAGATGGTGCGCCTCGAACAGACCGGCCCCGGGCATTACGAAGCCCATTTTCAAACCAAGGACGTCGGCGCTTACTCGCTGAATGTAATGGACATCAAAGACAATAAGGTCCGAGCCTCTCAATTCGTCGGGGCGAGCGTTAACTATTCGCCCGAGTTCCTGGCCATTGGCCCAAATTTCAATCTCTTGCGGCGCATTGCCGTGAGCGGCGGTGGGAAGATACTGGACCCGGCAATTCCAGGTCTCGACCCCTTCGATCATGACCGCAAGAAGACCTTCCAGCCGCGCGACTTGTGGGAAACGCTTCTGCAGTTTGCCCTCCTCTTGTTTACGATAGATGTCGGGGTGCGCCGCATTCAGATCGAGCCAGACCAGTGGCAACGCGCCTGGCAAATCATACGGAGCCGGGTCTTTTTCTGGCGCGGTGCGGCGCGGCCGGCTCAAGCCGAAGAATCTCTTGCCGCCCTCCTGGCACGCCGCGACCAGGTACGCTCGACCCGGAGTGCCCAACCCCAGGAACCCAGCCCGGACCTGTTCCGTCCGGAGCACACCCCGGCTGAGCCGCTGCACGACAAACCGATTGCCGGCCCAGCCCAGCCCGGCTCCCCAGAAGCCCCCCCAAGCGCAGCGCCAGCCCCGCCCGAGCAACCGGCCCCCAGCACTACCAGCCGTTTGCTGGAAGCCAAGCGCCGCGCCCAACGGCGAAAAGGGTAA
- a CDS encoding acylphosphatase, with amino-acid sequence MRSKTTQKYVAPPPLVWLYPPVQRGLGLFFLPGSGRLWQIGAGQLTVNRQQMQIFYSGSVQGVGFRYTVKAVAAGYEVSGTVRNLADGRVHLVAEGSRGELEAFRQAIRDSGLDHFIRDEQVSWDEARSEFRGFEIVR; translated from the coding sequence ATGCGCTCAAAAACCACGCAAAAATACGTTGCGCCGCCGCCTCTGGTATGGCTTTATCCACCGGTCCAACGGGGTTTAGGGCTGTTTTTTCTCCCCGGGAGCGGGCGCTTATGGCAGATTGGCGCGGGACAATTAACAGTGAACCGCCAGCAGATGCAGATTTTTTACTCGGGCAGTGTGCAGGGCGTTGGATTCCGCTACACAGTCAAAGCAGTCGCCGCCGGATACGAAGTGAGCGGCACGGTGCGTAATCTGGCGGATGGTCGGGTCCACTTGGTCGCTGAGGGCAGCCGGGGAGAACTGGAGGCCTTTCGTCAGGCCATACGCGACTCGGGCCTCGATCATTTTATTCGAGACGAGCAGGTCAGTTGGGACGAAGCCAGATCAGAATTTCGCGGGTTTGAAATCGTAAGGTGA